From a region of the Vibrio ostreae genome:
- the garL gene encoding 2-dehydro-3-deoxyglucarate aldolase, with amino-acid sequence MNENTYPNHFKRALLNQEQRIGCWSALASPITTEILGLAGFDWVLLDGEHAPNDIQTFIPQLMALKDSRSVPVVRPPVNDPVVIKRLLDIGFYNLIVPFVETQQQAELAVAATRYPPQGIRGVSVGHRSNGYGTTTNYFQDINDNIAVVVQIESQLALDNLDSILSVEGIDGVFVGPSDLAAALGHLGNANHPDVQGAIRMVFEKGHAKGKTIGILAPVYEDAQRYLEWGANLVAVGSDLGAFKAATQALCQKFIK; translated from the coding sequence ATGAACGAAAACACTTACCCGAATCATTTTAAGCGTGCGCTGCTGAATCAGGAGCAAAGAATCGGTTGCTGGAGTGCCCTGGCAAGTCCCATCACCACGGAAATCCTTGGCCTGGCCGGTTTTGACTGGGTTTTGCTCGATGGTGAACATGCACCGAATGACATTCAGACTTTCATCCCGCAGTTAATGGCACTCAAGGACAGTCGCAGTGTGCCTGTTGTTCGCCCGCCAGTGAACGATCCGGTTGTTATTAAGCGTTTACTGGATATCGGTTTTTACAATCTTATCGTCCCGTTTGTGGAAACACAGCAACAAGCGGAACTTGCGGTGGCGGCGACGCGCTATCCGCCACAGGGCATTCGCGGCGTTTCGGTCGGACACCGCAGTAATGGCTACGGTACAACCACCAATTATTTTCAGGATATCAACGACAACATTGCTGTGGTGGTGCAGATCGAGAGCCAGTTAGCGTTGGATAACCTCGACAGTATTCTCAGTGTTGAGGGAATTGACGGGGTCTTTGTCGGACCGAGCGATTTGGCGGCCGCACTGGGGCATTTGGGCAATGCTAACCATCCGGACGTGCAGGGTGCCATTCGTATGGTGTTTGAAAAAGGTCATGCGAAAGGCAAAACCATCGGCATTCTGGCTCCGGTGTATGAAGACGCGCAGCGTTACCTCGAATGGGGTGCCAACTTAGTGGCGGTGGGGAGTGATTTAGGCGCATTCAAAGCAGCGACACAGGCACTGTGTCAGAAATTTATTAAGTAA
- a CDS encoding tripartite tricarboxylate transporter TctB family protein — MLDVNIDFAQSHWFFPKIIITCLICLLMIILVKERKIIAASVKSFSWQKIINNNNYKAYFFLALISGYILIMQQLGEIFPNTGYAFLIATVPFLFIIPFLMEKEITQRKVIYITINSILSPVIAWVVLGQMFGITLP; from the coding sequence ATGCTCGATGTAAATATTGACTTTGCACAATCGCATTGGTTTTTTCCAAAAATAATCATCACCTGTTTAATCTGTCTGCTTATGATTATTTTGGTCAAAGAGAGAAAAATAATAGCAGCCAGTGTGAAGTCATTTTCCTGGCAAAAGATCATCAATAATAACAACTATAAAGCTTACTTTTTTCTGGCCCTTATTAGTGGTTACATATTAATTATGCAACAGCTGGGAGAAATTTTCCCTAATACTGGCTATGCGTTTTTGATTGCGACCGTTCCTTTTCTCTTCATCATTCCATTTCTAATGGAAAAAGAAATAACGCAGAGAAAAGTTATCTATATAACAATAAATTCAATTTTATCACCAGTGATTGCCTGGGTCGTTTTAGGGCAGATGTTTGGTATTACCTTGCCTTAA
- a CDS encoding glycerate kinase: protein MMLFYGVSGDKRTAFIEMAAASGIELIPSAKRDPLVATSYGTGQLIEHALNQGIRHLILCIGGSATNDAGCGMLQALGVSFTDASGIELPFGGAALQELAHIDVSALDSRLKECLIEVACDVSNPLTGSNGASHVYGPQKGATVQMVEQLDAALTRFAVIVEQDLQRKVSDIPGAGAAGGMGAAFYAFLDAELKPGIEIMTRAVGLEELIKEADLVITGEGRLDSQSVNGKVPVGVASIAKRYDLPVIAIVGALGDDIEAVYSHGIDAAFDSVYKVTTFEEIVAQAKFNVIRSAHNIAAALKVGQQLC from the coding sequence ATGATGCTTTTTTATGGTGTCTCCGGAGATAAGAGAACCGCATTTATTGAAATGGCGGCGGCCAGCGGTATTGAACTGATTCCGAGCGCAAAACGTGACCCGCTGGTCGCGACCAGTTACGGAACCGGCCAATTGATCGAGCATGCCTTGAATCAGGGTATCCGTCATTTGATCCTCTGTATTGGCGGCAGCGCGACCAACGATGCAGGCTGTGGCATGCTGCAGGCATTGGGGGTGTCGTTCACCGATGCCAGCGGAATCGAGTTGCCGTTTGGCGGTGCTGCGTTACAGGAGCTGGCTCATATCGATGTCAGCGCGCTGGATTCCCGCCTCAAAGAATGTCTGATAGAAGTGGCCTGTGATGTCAGTAATCCGCTGACCGGAAGTAATGGCGCTTCACATGTGTACGGCCCGCAAAAGGGGGCAACTGTGCAAATGGTCGAGCAACTGGATGCGGCATTGACCCGCTTCGCGGTAATTGTCGAGCAAGATCTGCAGCGTAAAGTGAGTGACATTCCGGGTGCAGGGGCTGCGGGCGGGATGGGAGCCGCGTTTTACGCGTTTCTCGATGCAGAGCTCAAGCCAGGTATCGAGATCATGACTCGAGCGGTCGGGCTGGAGGAGCTGATTAAAGAAGCGGATCTGGTGATTACCGGAGAAGGGCGCCTCGACAGTCAGAGTGTGAATGGCAAAGTACCGGTTGGTGTTGCCAGTATTGCCAAACGTTATGATCTCCCTGTTATCGCCATTGTCGGTGCGTTGGGGGATGATATCGAGGCCGTGTACTCCCACGGAATTGATGCTGCCTTTGACTCCGTCTACAAGGTGACGACCTTTGAGGAGATTGTTGCTCAGGCAAAATTCAACGTGATTCGCAGCGCACACAATATTGCTGCTGCCCTGAAAGTCGGGCAACAGCTCTGCTAA
- the poxB gene encoding ubiquinone-dependent pyruvate dehydrogenase, with the protein MSNPTIAYFIADTLRQAGVERIWGVTGDSLNGLSDSLRKIGQIEWLGTRHEEVAAFAAGAEAHLSGQLAVCAGSCGPGNMHLINGLFDCHRNRVPVLAIAAHIPSAEIGTNYFQETHPQELFKECSVFCELVSNPEQMPYLLETAMRQAILHNDVAVLVLPGDIALKPMPEGVLPKWSLPKPALYTPHTSDIEQLAQYLNSSDKVTLMVGAGVKGAHQEVVALAEKLQAPIVHALRGKEYIEYDNPYDVGMTGLIGFASGYHAMREADTLLLIGTSFPYRAFYPENAKIVQIDNNPASLGRHTQIEFGVLGDTKATLDKLLSFISSGRSSKHLSDCIANYKQARKGLDDLASGKTGRGLIHPQYLARLISEQAAEDAVFTCDVGTPTVWAARYLEMNGQRRLIGSFNHGSMANAMSQAMGAQALDRTRQVVALCGDGGFSMLMGDLLSLNQLDLPVKIIVFNNRSLGFVAMEMKAGGYLSDDTDLQNPSFAEIAQACGIKGIHVTDPEALPGALSETLHYPGAVVLEVDTAKQELAMPPQINIEHAKGFSLYMLKAIINGRGDEIVELSKTNWLR; encoded by the coding sequence ATGAGTAATCCAACTATCGCCTATTTTATCGCAGATACGTTGCGCCAGGCTGGCGTGGAACGCATTTGGGGAGTCACTGGCGACTCGTTGAACGGGCTGAGTGACAGCCTGAGAAAAATTGGTCAGATCGAATGGCTGGGAACCCGCCATGAGGAAGTGGCGGCGTTCGCCGCCGGCGCTGAAGCCCATCTTTCCGGGCAGTTGGCTGTGTGTGCCGGTTCTTGCGGGCCCGGCAATATGCACTTGATTAACGGCCTGTTTGATTGTCACCGTAATCGGGTTCCCGTGTTAGCGATTGCGGCACATATCCCTTCTGCAGAAATAGGAACCAACTATTTTCAGGAGACTCACCCCCAGGAATTATTCAAAGAATGTAGTGTTTTCTGTGAGTTAGTTTCCAACCCAGAGCAAATGCCTTACTTGCTTGAAACCGCGATGCGTCAGGCTATCCTGCACAATGATGTGGCCGTGCTGGTACTACCAGGCGATATAGCGCTGAAACCGATGCCGGAAGGGGTGTTACCGAAGTGGAGTTTGCCTAAACCGGCTTTGTATACGCCGCATACATCGGATATTGAACAGTTAGCGCAGTATCTCAACAGCAGCGACAAAGTGACGCTGATGGTTGGTGCCGGAGTGAAAGGTGCGCATCAAGAGGTGGTGGCTCTGGCAGAAAAACTGCAGGCACCGATTGTGCACGCTCTGCGCGGGAAAGAATACATCGAATATGACAATCCGTACGACGTAGGGATGACCGGTTTGATTGGCTTTGCCTCCGGTTACCACGCGATGCGTGAAGCGGATACTTTACTGCTTATTGGTACCAGCTTCCCGTACCGGGCATTTTATCCGGAGAATGCCAAAATTGTACAAATCGACAATAACCCCGCCTCTCTTGGTCGTCATACTCAGATAGAATTTGGTGTGCTGGGGGATACGAAAGCGACATTGGACAAGCTGCTGTCTTTTATCAGTAGTGGCCGTTCATCCAAACATCTGAGCGACTGTATTGCGAACTATAAGCAGGCGCGTAAAGGTCTGGATGATCTGGCCAGTGGTAAAACCGGACGTGGTCTGATTCACCCGCAATATCTGGCGCGCTTAATTAGTGAGCAAGCGGCAGAGGATGCGGTATTTACCTGTGATGTCGGTACCCCGACTGTGTGGGCGGCCCGTTATCTGGAAATGAATGGTCAGCGCCGCCTGATCGGTTCGTTTAACCATGGCTCAATGGCCAATGCGATGTCACAGGCGATGGGCGCGCAGGCGCTGGATCGCACTCGTCAGGTTGTTGCCCTGTGTGGTGACGGTGGCTTCTCTATGCTGATGGGGGATCTGTTGTCTCTCAATCAGCTGGATTTACCGGTTAAAATCATCGTATTCAATAACCGTTCTCTGGGGTTTGTTGCGATGGAGATGAAAGCCGGAGGCTATTTATCAGATGATACCGATCTGCAGAACCCGAGCTTTGCCGAGATCGCCCAGGCATGTGGTATCAAAGGTATTCATGTCACTGATCCCGAGGCGCTGCCGGGGGCACTGAGCGAAACGCTGCATTATCCGGGGGCGGTGGTTCTGGAAGTGGATACCGCAAAACAAGAACTGGCGATGCCACCCCAGATCAATATAGAGCACGCGAAAGGGTTTAGTCTTTACATGCTCAAAGCGATCATTAACGGTCGTGGCGATGAGATTGTTGAACTGAGTAAAACCAACTGGCTGCGTTAG
- a CDS encoding NAD-binding protein, which yields MHRSAAGEPKAIDGTLSVMVGGDKGLFEQYYDVMKSMAGSVVHTGDIGAGNVTKLANQVIVALNIAAMSEALVLATKAGVNPELVYQAIRGGLAGSTVLDAKAPMVLNRNFEPGFRIDLHIKDLANALDTSHGVGAQLPLTAQVMEMMQALKADDLASKDHCALALHYEKLAKVTVAS from the coding sequence ATGCACCGGTCAGCGGCGGGGGAGCCGAAGGCGATTGACGGCACCTTGTCCGTCATGGTCGGCGGTGACAAGGGTTTGTTTGAACAGTATTACGATGTGATGAAATCCATGGCAGGATCTGTGGTGCATACCGGTGATATCGGTGCTGGCAACGTCACTAAGTTGGCTAACCAGGTGATTGTTGCGCTCAATATCGCTGCGATGTCTGAGGCTTTGGTTCTGGCAACCAAAGCAGGTGTGAACCCTGAACTGGTTTATCAAGCTATTCGTGGCGGCTTGGCCGGCAGTACCGTACTGGATGCCAAGGCGCCTATGGTACTGAATCGTAATTTTGAACCTGGGTTTCGCATTGACCTGCATATTAAAGATTTAGCTAACGCGCTGGATACTTCGCACGGAGTTGGGGCACAATTGCCGCTTACCGCACAAGTAATGGAGATGATGCAGGCATTGAAAGCGGATGACCTGGCATCAAAAGATCATTGTGCTTTAGCGTTGCATTACGAAAAACTGGCTAAGGTTACGGTAGCGAGCTAA
- a CDS encoding tripartite tricarboxylate transporter permease: MEILSHLSVNMFLLSSIGVLIGIIFGAIPGMTATLAVAVCLPLTYSLGLNDGLALLLGLYVGGISGGLVPAVLLNIPGTPSSITTTFDGYPMAQKGQGEKALKVAVASSLFGGLFSAVVLYFFAPFLANFAIKFSTVEKFLLIFLALTVISSLSKHILMGIFSGLLGILISLIGAYDISVGGNGEYRLMPQALEDQLSFGFSLLPVLIGMFGLAAIITACCRVSQADHVQGDMIQLDRKTRFDWKVFNGQWFNLIRSSSIGTFVGMLPGIGGSAASVLAYTQQKNISKNKEQMGKGCPEGIITSESANNGLTGGALIPLLSLGIPGDSTTAVLIGAFTLQGIQVGPLFINENLETWDFMILSLFFANFVMFAIMYFAIRHVAKVVMIPKYILYPIIVMMCVIGAYAINYGVMFDVWTLVLFGVFGVVAPKIGLEVVPFIIGFILGKSAEVYFVKSIESYGNLSVFFTKSPIAMCLWVIILASVMYAIRSVFKTKKQTRADKKIA, encoded by the coding sequence ATGGAAATTTTGTCACATTTATCTGTCAATATGTTTTTACTGAGCTCCATCGGGGTCCTGATTGGGATTATCTTTGGTGCCATACCTGGTATGACAGCGACGTTAGCGGTTGCGGTCTGCCTGCCATTAACCTACTCACTCGGTCTGAATGATGGCCTGGCACTGCTGCTTGGACTGTACGTCGGTGGCATCTCGGGAGGCCTGGTTCCTGCAGTACTGCTCAATATTCCCGGTACGCCTTCTTCCATCACCACAACATTTGATGGTTATCCCATGGCCCAGAAAGGGCAAGGAGAAAAAGCACTCAAAGTGGCGGTCGCTTCGTCACTGTTTGGCGGTTTGTTCAGTGCGGTGGTGCTGTATTTCTTTGCCCCTTTCTTAGCAAACTTTGCGATTAAATTTTCGACGGTTGAAAAGTTCCTGCTCATTTTTCTGGCACTGACAGTGATCTCCTCACTCTCAAAACACATCCTGATGGGCATCTTCAGTGGCTTGCTTGGCATTTTGATCAGCCTAATCGGCGCGTACGACATTTCTGTTGGCGGTAATGGCGAATATCGTCTCATGCCACAGGCACTGGAAGATCAACTGAGTTTTGGTTTCTCGCTGCTTCCTGTGCTGATCGGTATGTTCGGGCTTGCCGCGATCATCACCGCCTGTTGCCGCGTCAGCCAGGCTGATCATGTGCAAGGGGACATGATCCAGTTGGATCGCAAAACGCGCTTTGACTGGAAAGTCTTTAACGGGCAGTGGTTTAACCTGATTCGTTCTTCGTCGATTGGGACTTTTGTCGGTATGTTACCCGGTATCGGTGGTAGTGCCGCTTCGGTGCTGGCTTATACCCAGCAAAAGAACATCAGTAAGAATAAGGAGCAAATGGGTAAGGGCTGTCCAGAGGGCATTATTACTTCCGAATCGGCTAACAATGGTCTGACTGGTGGCGCATTGATTCCCTTGCTGTCGCTGGGCATTCCGGGCGATTCAACAACCGCGGTATTGATTGGTGCCTTTACCCTGCAGGGTATTCAGGTCGGTCCATTGTTCATTAACGAAAATCTCGAAACCTGGGATTTTATGATCCTCTCACTGTTTTTCGCCAATTTCGTCATGTTTGCCATCATGTACTTCGCCATTCGTCACGTCGCTAAAGTGGTGATGATTCCTAAGTACATTCTCTATCCAATCATTGTGATGATGTGTGTCATCGGAGCCTATGCCATTAACTACGGTGTGATGTTTGATGTCTGGACTCTGGTGTTATTTGGTGTGTTCGGCGTGGTGGCCCCCAAAATTGGTCTCGAAGTAGTGCCGTTTATTATCGGATTTATTTTAGGCAAATCGGCCGAAGTCTATTTCGTCAAAAGTATTGAGTCTTACGGAAACCTGTCGGTGTTCTTCACCAAGAGCCCCATCGCCATGTGCTTGTGGGTGATTATTCTGGCGTCGGTCATGTATGCAATTCGCTCAGTGTTTAAAACAAAGAAGCAGACGCGTGCTGATAAAAAAATAGCTTAA
- a CDS encoding helix-turn-helix domain-containing protein: MISKKTSAKLYVHPNTLRYRIKRVEEICNINLHHYNDMCCLYFSLIL; encoded by the coding sequence GTGATATCAAAAAAAACGTCTGCAAAATTATATGTTCACCCTAACACGCTGCGTTATCGCATAAAAAGGGTGGAAGAGATCTGTAACATCAATTTGCACCACTACAATGACATGTGTTGCCTGTATTTTAGTTTGATTTTATAG
- a CDS encoding NAD(P)-binding domain-containing protein — protein sequence MKIGFIGLGIMGKPMSKNLLKAGYSLVVLDRNQESVNELVNAGAESATSPKAVAQQCDVVITMLPNSPHVKEVALGEHGLIEGAHAGLTLIDMSSIAPLASQEIARVLAEQGVSMLDAPVSGGGAEGD from the coding sequence ATGAAAATCGGATTTATTGGCCTCGGCATTATGGGTAAACCTATGAGCAAAAACCTGCTTAAAGCGGGTTACTCTCTGGTGGTACTGGATCGCAATCAGGAATCAGTGAATGAGCTGGTCAATGCTGGTGCAGAATCGGCCACATCACCAAAAGCGGTTGCACAGCAGTGTGATGTGGTAATCACCATGTTGCCGAACTCACCGCACGTCAAAGAAGTTGCCTTGGGTGAGCATGGCCTAATTGAAGGCGCGCATGCCGGACTGACCCTGATAGACATGAGCTCCATTGCTCCGTTGGCAAGCCAGGAGATCGCCAGAGTGCTGGCCGAGCAGGGTGTGAGCATGCTGGATGCACCGGTCAGCGGCGGGGGAGCCGAAGGCGATTGA
- a CDS encoding glycerate kinase: protein MKIVIAPDSYKESLSAIEVAEAIETGFRQVFPDWQYVKCPTADGGEGSVEALVDASGGERVTVNVVGPLGEQHDAFLWCLRR from the coding sequence ATGAAAATTGTTATCGCCCCTGATTCATACAAAGAAAGTTTAAGCGCGATTGAAGTCGCAGAAGCGATTGAAACGGGATTCCGACAGGTTTTTCCGGATTGGCAGTATGTGAAGTGTCCGACCGCGGATGGAGGAGAAGGGTCCGTGGAAGCATTAGTCGATGCCTCCGGTGGCGAACGGGTCACGGTGAATGTGGTCGGGCCACTCGGTGAACAACATGATGCTTTTTTATGGTGTCTCCGGAGATAA
- the gudD gene encoding glucarate dehydratase: MNFEKGMPVIENMLVIPVAGHDSMLLNLSGAHAPYFTRNIVIMEDNSGNIGLGEVPGGESIRKTLEDARGFIIGRGLGEYKNIMNQVRHAFAERDAGGRGLQTFDLRTTIHAVTAIEAAMLDLLGQALNVSVASLLGEGQQRDKVEMLGYLFFIGDRNKTDLPYQSQPQDNCDWYRIRHEEALSAERVVRLAEASYEKYGFNDFKLKGGVLRAEEEAEVIKALAARFPQARVTLDPNGAWSLEEAIRVGKELKGVLAYAEDPCGAEQGYSGREVMSEFRRATGLPTATNMIATDWRQMGHTISLQSVDIPLADPHFWTMEGSVRVAQMCHEWGLTWGSHSNNHFDISLAMFTQVAAAAPGNITAIDTHWIWQEGNQRLTKEPLQIRGGFVAVPDKPGLGIEVDMAQVEKAHELYKNMGLSGRDDAIGMQYLIPNWTFDNKKPCLVR, translated from the coding sequence ATGAATTTTGAAAAAGGTATGCCTGTTATTGAAAATATGTTGGTGATTCCGGTAGCCGGTCACGACAGCATGCTGCTCAATCTCAGTGGCGCACATGCCCCTTACTTTACCCGCAACATTGTCATTATGGAGGATAATTCCGGCAATATCGGTTTGGGTGAAGTTCCGGGAGGAGAGAGTATCCGTAAAACACTCGAAGATGCGCGCGGCTTTATCATCGGCCGTGGCCTGGGTGAATATAAAAATATCATGAATCAGGTGCGCCACGCGTTTGCTGAGCGTGATGCCGGTGGGCGTGGCTTGCAAACCTTTGATCTTAGAACGACCATCCATGCTGTGACCGCTATTGAAGCTGCGATGCTTGATTTGCTCGGCCAGGCGTTGAACGTGTCGGTGGCGTCTCTGCTGGGTGAGGGTCAGCAACGCGATAAAGTCGAGATGCTGGGTTACCTGTTCTTTATCGGTGACCGCAACAAAACCGACCTGCCTTATCAGAGTCAGCCGCAGGATAACTGCGACTGGTACCGCATTCGCCATGAAGAAGCGTTAAGCGCTGAGCGGGTTGTGCGTTTGGCGGAAGCATCCTACGAAAAGTATGGCTTCAACGACTTCAAACTGAAAGGCGGTGTACTGCGCGCCGAGGAAGAAGCGGAAGTGATCAAAGCGCTCGCTGCCCGTTTCCCGCAGGCTCGGGTGACGCTTGATCCTAACGGTGCCTGGTCTCTGGAAGAAGCGATTCGGGTCGGGAAAGAACTCAAAGGTGTTCTGGCTTATGCCGAAGACCCGTGTGGTGCAGAACAGGGGTATTCCGGCCGTGAAGTGATGAGCGAATTTCGCCGCGCCACAGGCCTGCCGACTGCAACCAACATGATTGCCACCGACTGGCGTCAGATGGGGCATACCATTTCGCTCCAGTCGGTCGACATACCTTTGGCAGATCCACATTTCTGGACCATGGAAGGCTCGGTACGTGTGGCGCAGATGTGCCACGAATGGGGCCTGACCTGGGGATCACATTCCAATAATCATTTCGATATTTCGCTTGCCATGTTTACCCAGGTTGCCGCCGCGGCACCGGGCAACATTACCGCCATTGATACCCACTGGATCTGGCAGGAAGGCAATCAGCGCCTGACTAAAGAGCCATTGCAGATTCGTGGCGGCTTTGTTGCTGTGCCTGATAAGCCGGGCCTGGGCATTGAGGTTGATATGGCTCAGGTCGAGAAAGCACATGAGCTTTACAAAAATATGGGACTGAGCGGACGCGATGACGCCATTGGCATGCAGTACCTGATTCCTAACTGGACATTCGATAACAAAAAACCGTGCTTGGTTCGTTAA